The genomic DNA CAAAACTAACTATTTATAGAGTTGGAGGATTTAACTCCACGTGCCATCTTAGTAGCAGATGTGGAAGAACTCCGCCGAATTGCATGGCGACTCAGGAACTGGAATGAAGAGGGAAATCTTGTcggtttaaataaaaaaaaaaaaaaacagaatcgATTGTTTATTTGTAATATCGTTGACTCTCCTGATTTGTCATTTTTATTGGGTGAGCATTGATTAATTCTGTTAAATCGATTtattttgtataaattttttattattattttaaataaatttagtttatttaatgttaattgaaataattaatttgattaattcagttttagtaaaaattttgatttaattaattcgattaatttatgAATCGAATTAATTGAATGTTCATCCTAATTTCATGTATTCCCCACATTTCAACTTTTAGTCTTCCGATTTGTGAGAAGTTGAATAATTTTATTAAACAATTAACAAACAAAATAGGCAGAGATTATGGTGTTAGACAATCTTTACATATAAGGAATATGAAATTACATGATCAATTTAGTCTTATCTGTTAAATAGGCATGAACTGATAATCTTAAATTACGAACGAGATTGGTTCAGCTGAGCTTTGTCCGAGTAAAGTGAGACGTGGTTGTTGGTGAGTCAAGCACTCTCGAATATTGCTTCCCCAGCTCAAGCAGAAAGCGGATCGGAGTGTCAAATCCGAGTCGGCCAAGTTATCCGACTGTCGAGTTGGGAGGGCCGCCAAGTGCCTGACCTACCAAACGTCAAGCAGCGACTTACTCGAGTCACCAAGTGTCGAGTTGCATGGCTGAGTGTCAAATGCTCTCGAGTGCTTCCCAAGTTCGAGTGGGAAGCCAAGTCGGTCGAATTGTCGAGAGCATATCTGACCTAGTTGTCGAATGACCGAGCGGGTTGCTGTCTGAGTCGACTGAGTTAGAGTGAGTCACCAAGTCGGGAAAAAGAAAAATTGAGACTTGCGATTTGTAGGTTTAAAAGGATATAAAATATCTCTATTGATATGATACCCTTTGAATAGAGTCCAAAAAATAAAGTACAAGAACGGTTCAAAATGGACAATATAAAATATGTAAATATCCTTTTGGCATGTGACTCACGTAAATTATGTTCGCATATGAATTAACTTGGTTCAGCATAATCTGAGCCCTACATTTGTACTCTTACAAGCCAAAAAGACTCTTTAGGTTCACAATTTCAATACACGTGATACATCTTGAATCAACCATAAAGTCATGAAACTATCGACTAAAATTCAATCCACAATGGAATCTCCATCTTTTCCACCTTTTCTGTTTTAATTCAAATTTCCAACATTTGGCCTTTAATATTTGGCAAGGAATCTAGatttaagttgaaaataaataaataaatataatagttGAAATCAAGCGTTAGAGCAGGAGTCAATGAATATTACTTCCCACGGACATAACCAAGTTAATATTTAGATGATAAATTTTCACATGAGAGCAGGAATCAAATTTTTAGGAATAATCCCTTGGAGAGTAAAATTACTCCCACCTAATTGATTAATATTcggtcaccgtgatttactcccttcaTATCGCTGTGGGGCCGGCGATGATGTATGCTTGGATGAGTAGTATGTATATTAGTAATAAAAAGAGTTGTAGGAaggatttaataaaaaaaaaaaaatctttaagaaATTTGTGAAATTAAAGAGCAAGGGAAATTCGATCTCTAACATGGCCAGCAGAATAGTTGCGTTCTTGGTTTGTCAACACCATCATATTGTAGCTAAAGATCGACATATAAAACTATCAATGTCACCATTAATGTCAATATTCAATTAATGCTTGACTTACCTTCACTAGTATTCACACTTAGAGATTTTGATCGACTAATTGAAACGGGGCCTTCACTCGTATTCATAGAAAACTCCATGTGAACCCCTTTGTTTGAATTTTATTCTCGAGTGTTAGGCCATACAAGAAATGGCGGATGACAAGGGTTGCAAGGGTGTTTCAATTTCCTCAAAGCATGCACCGCGATGTCTTAATTGGTGTACATTTGTCTGTGCCAAAATCTAACTATTTCACATGGAAACTAGAGATGGAGATGACTTTGTTAGGAACTTCTCGTCCATTACATACTTAGCTATTGTTAGATATGTTTCTTCTAGTTGCCTAACTTGACTTGACTCATTCAATTTTCTTATCACATTATTTTTGCATTATATATACACAATAGATAGTCTTTCCTCCGACTTAATTACACAACTTAGCCACCTTCCCCTTTTTCCTAAAGAGGGAATCAATCGATAAATGGCTCCTATGTGCTACTTCAGGAGCATTTCTAATTCCTCAAAGCAAGCTATTGTCGTCTTAATTGCCTTACTACTTGTAAGAGTATGTTGTGACGATCACCGACGAGAAAAAGTGGGCAACAATTGCTTAGAAACTGAAAGGAGAGCTTTGCTTGCCATCAAATCTGACATGTATGATTCTGCCGATAGGTTTTCTTCTTGGATCGGCCATGATTGTTGCAAGTGGATAGGAGTCGGTTGTGAAAGTTCTAACGGTCATGTCACTAGTCTTGACCTGCACTACCCCTATGAATACGATCCACTGGAGGAAATTATCGGTGTGAGCAAGGTAAACACTTTTTTGGCTGAATTGAAGTACTTAAAATACTTGGATTTGAGTTTGAACAACTTCTCTGCCCCTGTGCCAAACATGATTGCCTCACTTGTGCACTTGGAATATCTCAATGTGTCAAATGCTTTGTTTATCGGATCAGTTCCTCCACAACTTGGGAACCTTTCCCAACTCCATTCCCTTGACCTTGGATGTTGCAATTCGTATTCGGTACTAAGTTCAGATGATCTGAGTTGGCTCTCCCACATAACTTCTTTAAAATATCTCGACATGAGTTGTGTGAATCTCTATAGAGCAAGCTCTTGGCTCCACCAAATTAATTTGGTTCCTACTCTACAAGTGTTACTTTTGAAGTCTGCAATGCTCCCGCCTGTTCCATCACCTTTACCCGCCTTCAACCTCACATCCATCGTCGTGTTCGATCTCTTTCAATATGAATGGAACATCAGTGATTCAATGATGAGGTGGTTGTCTAATGCTAGCAACCTAGAACAACTTGATTTATCTCGGCGCGGCCTTGGTACTCTTGATTTCATGGGGCTACAAGTTGCTTTGGGAGCTCTACATAATTTGAGGAAGCTAGTTTTGTTTGATAATAAGTTACAAGGAGAAATTTCTATAATAATGAAGAACGTTAGCAAGACGTTGCAACATCTAGATTTGAGCTGGAATTCATTATCTGGAGAAATTTCAACAATGTTTTGGAGCCTTCCGCGCCAATTGGAGTTCTTATCATTAGAAATGAATGACATATATGGAAGATTTCCGCGGATGTTAGGGAATTGCACGAGATTGAGACACTTGAGTATGAGAAACACTCAAATAACAGGAGATATTCCAAGAAAAGTAGGGGAACTTGTCCATTTGGAGTATCTTGATTTGTCTCAAAACCATATAACAGGAGAGATACCATTGAACCTCGGAAACCTTACAAATTTGGTAGTTCTTTATTTGAGGGGAAACGATATCAATGGATCAATACCTGAGAGTTTTGGTAATTTTATTCACTTGGAGGAATTGGATATctctaaaaataatatttctgGTGAAATACCAAAAAGTTTCAGAGAACTTCAAAATTTGTTGGTTTTAGATTTACATGCCAACTCTATCAATGGGCAAATACCGAAAATGATTGGTAGAATTCCCACCTTGTGGTATTTGGATGCATCGGAGAACCATTTAACAGGAGAAATACCGAAGACTTTTGGTGGCCTATGTAACCTAAGCACACTACATTTGTCGATAAATGATCTCAACGGAGAGTTAACAGATCTACTTGATGGCTTATCTAATTGTCCACAAGGAGCAATGCTATCATCTTTACTCATTGCTGACAATGAATTGAGTGGAGT from Zingiber officinale cultivar Zhangliang chromosome 4A, Zo_v1.1, whole genome shotgun sequence includes the following:
- the LOC121972689 gene encoding receptor-like protein 19, whose translation is MAPMCYFRSISNSSKQAIVVLIALLLVRVCCDDHRREKVGNNCLETERRALLAIKSDMYDSADRFSSWIGHDCCKWIGVGCESSNGHVTSLDLHYPYEYDPLEEIIGVSKVNTFLAELKYLKYLDLSLNNFSAPVPNMIASLVHLEYLNVSNALFIGSVPPQLGNLSQLHSLDLGCCNSYSVLSSDDLSWLSHITSLKYLDMSCVNLYRASSWLHQINLVPTLQVLLLKSAMLPPVPSPLPAFNLTSIVVFDLFQYEWNISDSMMRWLSNASNLEQLDLSRRGLGTLDFMGLQVALGALHNLRKLVLFDNKLQGEISIIMKNVSKTLQHLDLSWNSLSGEISTMFWSLPRQLEFLSLEMNDIYGRFPRMLGNCTRLRHLSMRNTQITGDIPRKVGELVHLEYLDLSQNHITGEIPLNLGNLTNLVVLYLRGNDINGSIPESFGNFIHLEELDISKNNISGEIPKSFRELQNLLVLDLHANSINGQIPKMIGRIPTLWYLDASENHLTGEIPKTFGGLCNLSTLHLSINDLNGELTDLLDGLSNCPQGAMLSSLLIADNELSGVIPLNFGLLAHLEELDLSSNSMQGNITEAHFSRLMNLMHLNISFNSLNVALPNDWHAPFSAYIIDMSFCHMGGMFPSWIRSQTHLDTLYLSGVGLSGTIPLWFSNFISEVSLQNLDLSSNNLNGPLPSTLSPFTDLSNNLFEGPIPSTLANANYLQILTLSNNHIDGSFPAFLCNLTSLIVIDLSNNYLSGRLPQCKSVFLFFLQSLHLNNNSISGRFPSFLKTCDRLLTLDLSENKFSGEIPTWVGEHLQSLKFISLRSNFFTGIIPENIRHLTSLQVLDLSFNSLSGRIPPSVGNFSSMYAKRNYTYSNACNSNTIQCMNSGHPLSPKKMNSSRYSPNDKMIINAKGLTIEYTKILALVTSIDLSHNKLSGEIPKEMMNLLGLQFLSLSNNRLNGRIPENIGVLTELESLDLSMNNFIGVSPSTLSVLDFLSHLNLSYNNLSGRIPTGNQFSTFNDPSIYVGNKDLCGVPLSECPCDEACHQSLTPQVADEDREKLETLLKFVFIVMGFIVGFWAYFAIIILKKSIRDTLFQMMDKIYDWIYVKLSLKFAQLKSKWQK